A single genomic interval of Oryza sativa Japonica Group chromosome 7, ASM3414082v1 harbors:
- the LOC4342868 gene encoding BTB/POZ domain-containing protein At2g13690, with amino-acid sequence MEGGGAQRHHRGRRRGAAGSAARTPRGWCCSFAGVPQSPDLRPFPPSLAPPATAASSSPAPGGGAGRNKLPPKSPSISSFHSSPTSSRLAGLGGLIDPRRILSPGRVSPIDLDDSAPPLPLPLPLPPPPVTPAAETVVVPAETSAAVAPLVVASAEADAAGDEALDLRLFLRGRDGSTCVVMELDSGVLCDSSAFFAAMAPPRGPAGDGGGSGRRIEVDGVDNVEAFRAAVELMYQPDPLRWLAAAGVSRSIDVLEVSSSIMFERGVKLCLSYIEAVPWNENEEEKLKNLFARCTFDEAISQDVLARLRPHSWSSSEDLTVHLIQSVTSSTNSGARKDMQSLVNGLLSKSSVYQKDMAGLNRESLYNICYACLNSLVDLYDEATEATNHTAQALVIKGSKPFIERISQQTENLNWLLDILVNIDMAEEFVELWAKQDRLIRIHEQASPMMRYELSRISASVFIALGKGKVQCRGELRSLLFYGWFSPMLLDFGWLQRCSKGLDVRSLEENLGQALLTLPLKQQQCLFEEWFQCFASKGSECPNLTRAFQVWWRRSFVRSSVEGQ; translated from the exons aTGGAAGGCGGCGGGGCTCAGCGCCACCAccgcgggcggcgccgaggtgcgGCGGGGTCCGCCGCGCGAACGCCCCGGGGCTGGTGCTGCTCCTTCGCTGGCGTCCCGCAGAGCCCCGACCTCcgccccttccctccctccctcgcgccgccggccacggcggcgtCTTCCTCCCCGGCGCCGGGTGGTGGTGCCGGGAGGAATAAGCTGCCGCCCAAGTCCCCCTCGATCTCGTCGTTCCACagctcgccgacgtcgtcgaGGCTCGCCGGCCTCGGCGGCCTCATCGACCCGCGCCGCATCCTCTCccccggccgcgtctcgcccaTCGACCTCGATGACTCCGCgcccccgctcccgctcccgctcccgctcccgccgccgccggtgacgccCGCGGCGGAGACGGTGGTGGTCCCGGCGgagacgtcggcggcggtggcgccgttggtggtggcgtcggcggaggcggatgcggcgggcgacGAGGCGCTGGATCTGAGGCTTTTCCTTCGCGGGAGGGACGGGAGTACGTGCGTGGTGATGGAGCTCGACTCCGGGGTGCTCTGCGACAGCAGCGCCTTCTTcgccgccatggcgccgccgcgcgggccCGCCGGTGACGGAGGAGGGAGCGGCAGGAGGATcgaggtggacggggtggacAATGTGGAGGCgttccgcgccgccgtcgagctcatGTACCAGCCTGATCCGCTGCGGTggctcgccgccgctggcgtGTCGCGCTCCATTGATGTGCTCGAG GTGTCTTCATCAATCATGTTTGAAAGAGGAGTTAAATTGTGTTTGTCATACATAGAAGCAGTTCCATGGAATGAGaacgaggaggagaagctcaAGAATCTCTTTGCAAGATGTACTTTTGATGAAGCAATATCCCAAGATGTTCTGGCTAGATTGCGGCCTCACAGCTGGAGCAGCTCAGAAGACCTCACAGTGCATCTTATCCAATCAGTCACGAGCAGCACCAACAGTGGTGCAAGAAAAGATATGCAATCTTTGGTAAATGGCCTTCTAAGCAAAAGTTCTGTCTACCAAAAAGACATGGCAGGGCTAAACAGAGAGAGCCTGTATAATATCTGTTATGCCTGTTTAAATTCACTAGTGGATCTTTATGACGAAGCAACAGAGGCTACAAACCACACTGCTCAAGCATTAGTTATCAAGGGCAGTAAACCATTTATTGAGAGAATCTCTCAGCAGACAGAGAACCTCAACTGGCTCTTGGACATTCTTGTGAATATTGACATGGCTGAAGAGTTTGTGGAGCTGTGGGCAAAGCAAGACAGGCTCATCAGGATACATGAGCAGGCATCACCCATGATGAGGTATGAACTAAGCCGAATATCTGCTAGTGTTTTCATCGCACTCGGCAAAGGAAAAGTTCAGTGCCGTGGAGAGCTGAGGAGCCTCCTCTTCTACGGATGGTTCAGCCCGATGTTGCTTGATTTCGGCTGGCTTCAGCGATGCTCCAAAGGTCTGGATGTAAGATCTTTGGAGGAAAATCTAGGACAGGCCCTACTAACCCTCCCACTCAAGCAGCAGCAGTGTCTATTTGAGGAGTGGTTTCAGTGTTTTGCATCCAAAGGATCAGAGTGCCCGAACCTTACTAGAGCTTTCCAGGTATGGTGGAGAAGGTCCTTCGTTAGATCATCGGTAGAAGGTCAGTGA